In Alkalihalobacterium alkalinitrilicum, a genomic segment contains:
- a CDS encoding efflux RND transporter permease subunit, which produces MFDWLIKKSKITLMLLFFLMLIGLITFYQLPQREIPEISLPIATVSTVFPGANPETVERFITVPIEEEIERVEGISAYSSFSASSVSTIVLELEEGVDQENVLTKVTQSMLNISFPEGTLPPTISDDRALGALSSYHFVTEESYEELYYLQPLITEWQRVIESISGVKATIVKGIPNQELLLKLDQDVMNQLEIYLPSVIDALEGEFDQVPLGKQEINGRLNQLTLPVVTNIDQLGELVVGFSNGEPVQLNEIGEVEIRYEQPTDIITYEGKFTVSFTIIPESGIDVPSLHRNVDEKMKELSQALPATIELDLFYTQNSIVTEIFSDLAVSFIIAVIVVIIVTLLGLNFISAIIVALAIPTSILLGLIPLPYLGVDLNQISIIGFIIAIGILVDDAIVVNDNIERRYKLGDSALEGALIGTREVRVSIITSTLAIVFTFLPLVFISGSGGDFIRALPSVLITTIIASTIISLTLVPIFQIWRHKKRKAPRKFDNGLLGTPIDKLANWYADKILGRIVLKPWRIGIFGLALCTVVYGLVPFIPVVFFPSADRQEVTVDVTAPIEMTIEQTDDLLVTIEESMRADEAILEVSRFTGGGLPPLFGSVLSGAGENTGQLLVRVDKDIQSAEETISKWSDILQEEFPSLETKLTTIEAGPPVGAPIAIKVSGKEMQTILDIVEDLKNSILTMEETRTVVDDVGDPWPTILFEPDREKMNEHGITMRDISQQIRLVTEGIPVGQFDDGFNYYDMRLVIQGDGSTDELDLSQFEISGRGEEGSSTLLNDLLVEKRTENIQRIPHENGIRTVTLRVYPREDKKTMLETNINDYIQGYSYNEEYSITIGGETEARSDFFIEVGKLFIIVIFLIYIVMAVQFYSLSTPILVMSTVYLAISGAVIGLFITQTGLGFMAMMGVVSLAGIVVRNSVVLIEFIEQRMREGYSLTRAVIEAGRARLRPIILTALTAIAALIPIALSGDVLFTPLAISIMSGIFFSTFFTLILVPALYTAISKRKKDKMDKVNM; this is translated from the coding sequence ATGTTTGATTGGCTAATTAAAAAGTCAAAAATTACCCTTATGTTATTATTTTTCCTAATGCTTATTGGGTTGATTACGTTTTATCAATTACCGCAGAGAGAAATTCCAGAAATTTCATTACCGATAGCTACAGTGTCAACCGTTTTTCCAGGAGCTAATCCTGAAACGGTAGAGCGATTTATTACGGTTCCTATTGAGGAAGAGATAGAAAGAGTGGAGGGGATAAGTGCTTATTCATCATTTTCTGCATCGAGTGTATCAACGATTGTTTTGGAGCTTGAAGAAGGTGTTGACCAAGAAAATGTTTTAACTAAAGTTACTCAGTCCATGTTAAATATTTCTTTTCCAGAAGGGACCTTACCTCCAACTATTAGTGATGATCGGGCATTAGGTGCACTGTCATCTTACCATTTTGTAACCGAAGAAAGTTATGAAGAACTTTATTATTTACAGCCACTTATTACTGAATGGCAAAGGGTTATTGAAAGTATCTCAGGGGTAAAAGCAACGATCGTAAAAGGAATTCCAAATCAGGAATTGCTTTTAAAACTTGATCAAGATGTAATGAATCAATTGGAGATTTACTTACCTAGTGTAATAGATGCACTTGAAGGTGAGTTTGACCAAGTACCGTTAGGAAAACAAGAAATAAATGGCCGTCTGAACCAACTAACATTACCTGTCGTAACAAACATTGATCAACTTGGGGAACTCGTTGTTGGGTTTTCGAATGGAGAACCTGTTCAATTAAATGAGATAGGAGAAGTTGAAATTCGATACGAACAGCCGACCGATATTATTACGTATGAAGGAAAGTTTACAGTATCATTTACGATCATTCCTGAAAGCGGAATCGATGTACCTTCGCTTCACCGTAATGTAGATGAAAAAATGAAAGAACTAAGTCAAGCACTACCAGCTACCATTGAGTTGGACTTATTCTATACTCAAAATAGTATTGTTACAGAGATTTTTAGTGATTTAGCGGTTTCTTTTATCATCGCTGTTATTGTGGTCATTATCGTAACATTATTAGGACTAAATTTTATTTCAGCAATTATCGTTGCACTAGCGATTCCTACTTCGATATTGCTTGGGCTTATTCCGCTCCCTTATTTAGGGGTGGATTTAAACCAAATTTCCATTATTGGCTTCATTATTGCTATAGGGATATTAGTTGACGATGCGATAGTCGTTAACGATAATATTGAACGTAGATACAAACTAGGTGACTCAGCACTAGAAGGTGCTTTAATTGGAACGAGAGAAGTTAGAGTTTCAATTATTACTTCAACATTAGCGATCGTATTTACCTTTTTACCACTTGTGTTTATATCAGGTAGCGGTGGAGATTTCATTCGAGCGCTTCCAAGTGTTTTAATTACAACGATTATTGCATCGACGATTATTTCGTTAACGCTAGTACCCATTTTTCAAATTTGGCGTCACAAAAAAAGAAAAGCGCCTAGAAAGTTTGATAACGGTTTACTTGGAACCCCAATTGATAAACTAGCTAATTGGTATGCGGATAAAATTTTGGGGAGAATTGTTTTAAAGCCATGGCGGATTGGAATCTTTGGGCTTGCGCTATGTACTGTTGTATACGGTTTGGTCCCATTTATTCCTGTTGTCTTTTTCCCAAGTGCAGATCGACAAGAAGTTACTGTCGATGTGACTGCACCTATTGAAATGACTATTGAACAAACCGATGATCTATTAGTAACCATTGAGGAAAGTATGAGAGCGGACGAGGCCATCCTTGAAGTTTCTCGGTTTACAGGAGGAGGTTTACCACCTCTATTCGGATCAGTTCTTTCAGGTGCAGGTGAGAACACAGGACAATTACTCGTACGGGTTGACAAAGATATTCAATCAGCAGAAGAAACGATCAGTAAATGGAGTGATATTTTACAAGAAGAGTTTCCTTCCCTTGAAACGAAGTTAACAACCATTGAAGCAGGACCACCCGTTGGTGCACCAATAGCTATTAAAGTTTCAGGAAAAGAAATGCAAACGATTCTCGATATTGTAGAAGATTTGAAGAATTCCATTTTAACTATGGAAGAAACGCGTACAGTTGTAGACGATGTTGGCGATCCTTGGCCTACTATTTTATTTGAACCAGACCGTGAAAAAATGAACGAACATGGAATTACGATGAGGGACATTAGTCAACAAATTCGTCTAGTAACAGAAGGTATACCAGTAGGGCAATTTGATGATGGCTTCAATTATTATGATATGAGGTTAGTTATTCAAGGAGACGGTTCTACTGATGAATTAGATTTATCGCAATTTGAAATTTCAGGGAGAGGTGAGGAAGGTTCATCAACTTTATTAAATGACCTATTAGTTGAAAAACGGACAGAAAATATTCAAAGAATTCCGCATGAAAATGGTATTCGTACGGTAACTTTACGTGTTTATCCGCGAGAAGATAAGAAAACAATGTTAGAAACAAATATTAATGATTATATTCAAGGGTATTCGTACAATGAAGAATATTCGATCACTATAGGTGGAGAAACAGAAGCAAGAAGTGACTTCTTTATTGAAGTAGGTAAACTGTTTATCATTGTTATCTTTCTTATTTACATTGTGATGGCTGTCCAATTTTATTCTTTATCTACGCCTATACTTGTAATGAGTACAGTATATTTAGCGATCTCAGGTGCAGTAATCGGTCTTTTTATTACTCAGACAGGGTTAGGGTTTATGGCGATGATGGGTGTAGTATCATTAGCTGGGATTGTTGTTCGAAATTCGGTGGTACTTATTGAATTTATTGAGCAACGAATGCGGGAAGGGTATTCACTCACAAGAGCAGTTATAGAAGCAGGTAGAGCGAGGTTACGTCCGATAATCTTAACAGCACTCACGGCTATTGCTGCACTGATTCCAATTGCGTTAAGTGGGGATGTATTATTTACACCGTTAGCGATTTCCATTATGTCAGGTATTTTCTTTTCAACATTTTTTACGCTTATATTAGTACCAGCACTCTATACAGCCATAAGTAAGAGAAAAAAGGATAAAATGGATAAGGTTAATATGTAG